ccagttttgaaaagtaggtGAGAAAGCGGGCATTGTTACCTTTTTAGCAAGTCACAAAAAATTCCAAAAGCCACACTAATAAGGAAGGGGGGGTggtggaaaactggagtagcattttTAGACAAAAGTGTTGTGTTTAAACACATGTCAAATGTGACAAACAATGTGtgccatttgataaatttggcaccaGGTACTTCTGTGCAGACTCCaaaaaaactgacttcaaatattgatAAATTGATACATGATAAATTCCTCCCACAGTCTCCAGCACTAGCCTTATTATTCTTTGGTGCACTGCTTCCCCTTTTAGCACTAGTTTTATAGCTAGATTTTAAATGTAGTGTTCTAGGATCCTCTCTAGGAGCTGTAATGGCTGTTATTTCCTGTCGTGACATTTGTAAATCACAAAAGATGACATTTCTTAGCAATAACTAAGACATTTCTGGATAACATTTTAAAAACTTGGGAGAGAGTAACTCATAGcctaagtttttgtttttttatttttggtaaataCTCATTAAAGgttttggccactttctggttattgttgactaatgtgtttgtgagatgattatggtacttactaatatagtctttgttgacattctgcaccattttcaatATTTCATAAGTTATGCCCCCTTGTTTACAAATTCTTTTTTGCTATCCACACAAAGATCCTGTTCAGAAAATGGTTGTTGATGGAGGGTCAAATCACCTCCAtacgatgtctcctccattcagataCACTGCTCCTGTAATCTGTATTTGTTCCATTGGGAGTTTTGTGCAGGTGCattgtgtttgaatggaggaggcatCACACAGAGGCAATTTGCCTGGTcatatgaccctccatcagcagccattttatagaCAGGACCTCTATGGACAGGACATCACAAAAGGTTTTGTAAACaaggggcataccttatgaaatatagaaaatggcgcaAAAtttcaaagactatattagtaagtgctataTAATCATCTCCCAAACATATTGATCAGTGATAACCAGAAATTGGCCAATTCCTTTAAATGTAAGTAAATGATTGTAGATGTGTATTGTTGTGCTCTCTGACTTCAGCAATGTGAGCTTGTTGCCCCTAGGTAAAATTCTCGTAGAATATTTCATTATACTATTATTAGCCTATTAAACGTGTGTTTTTGTTTTAAAAGGCTTACACCTTATAATTCACAGATTTCGTCGCATAGCAGTTTAAAATCTTGCAGTACAAATGTAGAAAAGTAATTTTCTTGTTCAAATAAGAccatagaatatataatatattgtgtattttgaTCATTTAAAATAAAGACAAAGTGCATGATAACAGGCACATGgtgaaaaatgttaaaaataattttgattGAATGAAAATGCATATAAAATGGTTGTCCAATGTCTTTAAACATACACGTCAACCTGATTGTTATTTGTAACCACTGGAGACGGCTTGCTTTTAACTCCATCCGTCCCACCTTTTGATGTGTCAACAAACAGAAGTCTTGGAGTCCACAAGGCCAGTAGTATTCTTTTATACTCTTTGCGAAAATTTTGATTAAGAAGACCATAGATGACTGCATTGAGGCAACTGTTAAAGTAAGCCATAAAGTAACTCAACACAAATAGCCATTTTGGGATCTTCGGTGCCACCTGAAAAGGATTAATGGCTACAGCAAGGCCAATAAAGTTGAGAGGTCCCCAGCACACAGCAAAAAGCACGAAAACAACAAACATAGTCAAAAAGTTCCGGAAATCTGCCGATGTCAGCTTCTGCTTGGAGTCTTGTCTTACTCTGTGCTTCACTTGAATAACCAAGACCCATATCCTGAAGTAGCAGAATGTTACTACAGCCAACGGGACAATAAAATGCACCACAACTACTGTAATTGTGTACGAAGAGCTGGCAGTCTGGGCAAAAGTGCACGAGAAAATCCGTGGGTCATATTGGAGAGATCCAACAAAAAAGTTTGGCACAATTGCGATAACAGTCAATACCCAAGTTAGACACAGATAACAAAATATGCTTTTCTGGTTGTAAACCTTGTCATACCGCAGGCTATGGCAGATGTAGCAATACCTGTTAATGGCTATGGCTGTAATATTGAAAACAGAACCTATGACACTCAGTCCCATCAGAAAGCCACTGATTTGGCAATGGATATTTCCCAGCGTCCATCCATTATGGAAAATAGCTATGAGAATAACTGGATATGGGTATACTGCTACCACCAGATCTGCAACAGATAGACTGACGACAAACATGTTGCctggaaaaaaaacataataatattaataataaaaaataacataattGTAGGTGGATGCAtagaaaatttgacaaaaattacACTATTATAACATAAAACAGACTAAACTAAAGCATAGAACAAACAAATTCAATTAAACTAGTTTGACATTAGCACTAAAATAGCCGGATATTACCTTTCCCTGCTGGAGCCCATCGACTATAGTGGGACATGGCGGGGATCCGGCGTGTTTTCAGCTTTAGTGCCAAGATTCAGTATTTGTCCAGCCGAATCTCTGCACTAATACCTAAAACAGGcggtcctattatagtcaatttCCAGCTATGCAGGTTGAGATGGACTCAGGCATGATGGAGCTATGCTTCAGGAATGGGGATGTCCAGAGCAGGTGTTTCTTTTTTCATTCACCATATCTGATCACCCCCATTTTTTGAGGGtcttaaacaacccctttaatttataacACATAACAGGTTTCTTAGAAGCAGCATATATTCCAACCTTCATGTAGTAGTAATTCAACCGTAACGAAACAATATAGTGAACAATATGGTAGATTTACAGCAGGTACCCTTTAAATTTGTTATGTTGGGCACAACTTTCCTTGCAAAATATCTCCATTTATAATTATCCAAGTACAACCAATACATTAGTGATTAATTATTTTAACTTCATTATtgtcaaaaataacaaaaattttCTCTATGCGATGACAAGACCTAAAATACAGTATCACGAATTCTAGACTGCCAGCTTACTAGAGATGAACTGGATCTAGCATTCAGATTTGCATTTAATTAAATAACTGTATAAGCCTGATCTTGGATACAGACCAATGTAATGCATCCAAAATCAAATTCACTCCTTTTTCAAATTGGATTACAGGATTGACACTAGAATCCAAACCAACAGTAAATTAGCCAGGATATAGTAAAAAGCTGAGTTTATTATGGATACCTTAAAAAATATATGAACTATACAATCTGCCCAGATGTGTGAGAACCTGGATTTACAGTAAATAAGAAACTGCTTAATGAGGATGCATTTATACTTTGTGTAATTACTATAATTTTAAAATCCCAAAGAGCaacatctgtaaaaaaaaaaaaaaaaagtaagtaagAAATCTGTTGTCTgaaaattgttaaaggggttgtccaggagttGGATATGGATGGCTAGGCCATCCACATCAGATTTCTGGGGATCTTATACCCCGCaccaccgccaatcagctgtttaatgtTAATGGGAGCAATGCTGcaataaccagctccatccactacacactgGAGCTCTGATGCCggagaaacagctgattggtggggatgtgGGGTGTCGGGCCCCTGCCCATCAGATGTTTGATTGCCAGctcatttttatataaaatagcAACATTTCAGCAGCAAAGTCTTTTTCAAGCTATATAAACTTTGCTGTCGAAACGTTGCTATTTTTTTCTGTGTTAATAAACACAAAATTGGATTCAAGActgggagtgctgcggtttttcatcTATTCTTTTGGCTACCAAGGGGGCCCTCAGGTCGGGGCCTGGCACTGCGAGGACCGCCACCATTTTACACAGAAATCGACTAACAAGTGGTGCTGTCCTGTTTTCACTTTGACGAGCTCCATAAAATAACTTATTTAACCTAATTTAACATGGGCTTTTTAAGTGTAATGAAGCTCAGGAGTATGGAATTCAGCTTCGGGAAACAATTACAGTAAAAAGATCATAGACTTAGAGGTTTAAAAACATGCCAAGAGAGGTGTTGTTTTAAGTACAAaggactgcaaaacaaaatgttaTTTTTCATTGGGTCGCAGTTTAGTTCTGATAAGCTTTCATGTAAATCATTAACAGTAAAGAGAATATTTCAGGCATCTCAGCCCAGAGAACTTCCATAAAATATCATCTTAAATATCAAATTCATCTGGAGTTAGTTATATACATCAATGCAATATTCACGGCTAAATATAACATTGAGAATGAATTTAATATTGGTATTATAGGACATAATAGAgacagtatggggggggggggggttcacaatATATCTTTTGTTTGCTCTTTCAAAAAAGACTTACTTTACAAAGATGACACTAAGGTCTCATGCTCTGAGTATGGAACCACAGGTGCCCCATGTGCCTCCGCACTGCCTCAGTAAGCATGGCCCTGTGACCTACATTTAAAGCACAAACATTAAATTTTTTATGATATTGTTTTCATATTTAATGTCAATAGCCTTATTTTAAAATACCTAGAAATATGTTGTTTTCACACTGATCACTATGACTAGAACACCTCTTTAACAGGAAGGCAACTGTGAATTTGAAGGATCAATGAACACATAACACTGTGAAATGTGCAGTGGAGGAACTAAAAGGACCAAACCAGGAACCAGAAAGAACTATACAGCTGAGGATTGGGAAAACATGTCTTCTGCTCTGACATGGTGCACTGTACATATGGTAGGGCAAAATGTTGGCATAAAATACATTAATCCACAGATAAATTCCTTTAATGCCAACTCACAATTATTTAGATGGCCCCCCTATAAGTTTTGTTACTGACCTGCATACGTATCCTCTTATGGCCACAGTCTACTTACAACAAGATAATGCATCATTTCATAAGGAAATCAAAGAACTCCAGCAATGTGGTTGCAGAATTGTTGAGTTTTATTAAGGAATGCAGATGTACAGATACCTTACTGTGCGGTTGCACACCTTCCACAGCGCACGTCCTTCTACTTCTACCTCTCTTTCCCCAGCGGCACCAGTTTGAAAAAGGCCGtatgtggccgaaacgtcacatttGATTTGTACAGCCGCATTCCTTAATAAAACTCACCAATTCTGTAACCACATTGCTGGAGTTCTTTGATTTCACTGTgaacggggtgggaacccgactcctaGCATTAACCATATCAGAGTACCACAAAGTTTTGCTTTAATATTCATTTCACAAGGAAAACATCATCTGGAGAGGGTTTTACAAATATGACACTGAGCTCAGGGTAACCTAGTGGCCTACACAGTCTCTGGATCTCCATCTTCTAGAGCACTTTATGGATACTCATTACGCAATGATATAATCTGTCTGAAATTATCAATGCTATCATGTCAACTTATAGCAATCTATGATGTAACTACAGCACCTACTCATAGCGCTACTTGGATTTGCAACACAGGCCTAAATGGGATATTTATTATATCCAAATGCAAAACATCTATCAAGGTCCCAGCAACCATGCAACATAATATAATAGGCTCTTGTCATGAGGCGGATGGGGCTTTGTGCTTCTTCATATACCAGGCCCAGGTGAAACTGCCACTTCTGCCCCCCATGTAGCATAGTTTTGCATCACCTACAGCTGTCTCTGATATTGTATGTACAGGCATGACTGATACTTCCCTATGTACTATATTtactgtatacatgtgtatgatttaggcaaataaaaattatatagacTATACATTTGCTTTGAACTACTTTTATATGTGTCTTTCATCAAATTCCTATTTTAGACAGATAATAATACATAGAACCTAATCTAATTCAAGGTGCTTATGAAGATGGTGGAGGTTCAATATCAGATAGGACTGCACAAGGAGGCACCAGTAATGAAACATCACATATGGTAgtagtttattttttgttaatatcAGACCAGCAAAGGTgctgtcttagggtccattcacacgtccacaatttcgttccacattttgcggaacggaattgcggacccattcatttctatggggcagcacgatgtgctgcccggatgcggaaatgcggacccgcacttccgggtccgcaattccgttcccgaaaaaaatagaatgtgtcctattcttgtccgcaattgcggacaagaataggcatattctattagtgccgacaatgtgcggtccgcaaaatgcagaatgcacattgccgctgtcagtgttttgcggatccataaaacacgttgcggacgtgtgaatggacccttatcttaCTCAATTTCAGGTTTTAAAAAGAGGACCTgtgaccacaaaatgcaatgcaatctgagtgCCCCATGTAATAGAGGAGAAACCGAGCGGATTGatttatagttttgtgggaaatgattcagtaaaacctgtaatttatacatttatatatttgcTTTTTCCCTTCCTGTGAGCCACATTTGTACATTGAAATAACTCCTGGCCACAGCTCTCATCCACAGGAGGCTTCTGTTATTTGCACGTCCATTTTTAAAGCCCCTGTCCACCCTTGGGACCATAAATCCTGAGAACAACTTCAGATGGCACTCCAACTTTGTGTTTTTGTATAtgcattttcttattttatttttattcagtcatAAGAGGTTCAGTAAAACATTAGCAAAGTTTCAGGTCTACATTTGGAATTACTTTCTCTCAAGCTATTTTCTGCGTTCCTAACGGCGCGTGGCTCATTATTCTGCTCAGCTTCCCCTGCtttagattgcattgcattttgtggtgacaagtCCTCATTTAAACATTTGACACATTCCACAATGAGGATCAGCTTGCCACATTTGTCACCATTGTCCTTTTTATACACTTTAATTTGTTTTCTTGCTAGAGAAAACATCAGTTCAGTGCATCTCCTGATATGGCAGGTGTGGCCTATGACCATTATTTGGTACCCCACTCTTAGGTTAGTGCAAAAACTTACATAGACTCGGCAAGGTAAAACTTGAACAGCGGTTTACTCAAAATGAGAAAACGAGCATActgctgcagtctctcagagagggcACACACTTGGCTACACACAAGAGAGTGGCATGGAACTTTATGGTAACATACACAGAATTCTAAGACGTGGAGGTATCAATGGAGGTATCAATAGAAATAGTACAGTCTATATATACAGGTTCCACAATGTATCCAAAAGAGGTTGCCAACATTGTCAGACATGGGACCCCCAACTGTCAGCTATTTGAGATGGCACCAGAACGTGCCTTCTTGCAGCTTCCCTAGGCCTcttgacgtcacattcattgattatatggcctaggagcagctcagccccattgaagtgaatggtgctaAGCTGCGATATCAAGCATGGCCGCTATGCAATGTATTGCGCTGTGCTTGCTGTGGCTtctcagctgatcggcgggggtcccaagtgttggacctccaccgatcagttaaaaaatctcaaaaaacccttttaaggctacattcacatgaaataaaaaaataaaaatggctatTAAATACAGCAAAACTGAAGGCGCATGCGCGCGGCTTACAGGGAAGACATGCCTCTGTGAGCTCCGTTCCGACCGCTGACATTTTCCCATTCTCAGCACTGATCCTTCGGCTCCATCAGCCTACAACACCCACgcaggggacacagaagacccgcGGAAATGGTAAATCTAAAATTCCGGGTACACCGTCACAGACCTTACCAGAGATCTTCAGGAACACGAGGCACTCCATCATGGCGGACCAGGCCCCGTCCCCGGCAAGCCCGGCCTCCTCAACTGAAAGTGGACCGCACCTCGAATCTGAAGTGCTGCATTCAGGTCAGGCTGAATTGTACAAAAATATTGCAGCCCTCTTTCGTGCTGAACTCTAACAAGCAGTGGCGGAATTTTCTCGCCAAATACTAGATCTGGGAAATAGGGTCTCTGACCTAGAGTCCAGAACGGACGAGATCGCAGACGCAATAGGCGTCGATAGGGAAGATATTGATTCCCATACTGCACAACTACAAGCGCTTGAATTAAAATGAGAAGACCTAGAGAATAGGTCCAGGAGAGGGAACTTAAGAATCAGAGGTCTGCCTGAATCATTTCAAGACCTCTCCTCTACCATGGGATCCCTCTTTGCAGCTTTGCTGCCCCAAGCGCAGCCAAATCAGCTACGGCTGGATAGGGTTCATAGAGCCCTGGGTAAGCCACGCTCACCGGACATTCCTAGGGACATTGTCCTTAAATTTCACCACCCAGAGGTGAGGAACATGGTCCTCACTGCTGCACGAAATATGTCCAACTTACCTGGTCTCCCATCCTCTGTTCATCTGTATGCGGACTTAGCCCCATCAACGCTGCGAAAATGCAGAGAAATGAGACCAGTGACCCAAGCCCTACATTAAGCTCAAATACGATACAGATGGGGGTTCCCTTTCGCCCTCTCTTTTCAGCTGAACTCTCGCATCCACACGATCCATACCCCCTTGGAGGGCTTTGAGACTCTGCAACGCGCCGGTATAGCGGTAGACCGCCCAGAAGGATCTCCGGCTCCCCCAAGACCCCAACGACCAGCCCGGGTCTGGACAAAGATCCCGCCTCTCACGCAGTGAACAAGCCGCCGGGACACTGAACGTTACGCTGTGAATCACCTTCCTACTGCTGCTGTACAAGAGGGTTTGCACAAACTAACATCTGAGTCCAAGGTTATTccttcccttatatgtgtcccttgATTTTCAACCTGCCTAACCACCCCTTCATCCAGCAGTCCTCCTGTTATTATACAGGGAAACAGCGATTCGGACCAACATGTTGCCATCCATTCTTCTTTTGGAGGTCAGGGGTTAGTTATTATCCCATTGATCCCTACAACTGACCCACCTAtgttttctggccattttaggTCCAGCTATTCATGTTATCACTTTGCACCTTTTGGTGCTTTGTTATTATTTTTGTCTTATGGTTTTAATGTTTTTATGGAGATCTTCTCTTCTATCCTCTCTGATGCAAAAGGGTTATTAatgttagctgacattagcagaaGCTTATCACCTTTTCAATTATGTGTAAGTTACTAACGCATAATGTAAGGGGTTTCAATTCCCCGACAAAACGTAAGACGGCCTTTATCTCATACCTTAAACATAGTCCAGATATAATTTGCCTACAGGAGACCCACTTCACATCCACCTCCCATCCTAAGTTCTTTCACCCTCAGTACACCAGGTTCTTCTCATCCACATTTCAAACCAAGAGCAGAGGAGTAACAACCTTTATACGAAATTCATTCCCTCTCCAAATCTCCCACTCCATCATGGACCCCAATGGTAGATATGTTATCCTGCTGGGTAAATGTAAGGACCgcactatgtgtattgtaaatgaactgtacagttgtgttcaaaattattcaacccccactgaaattatgtgttttggccagtttgacattgattttgatcatttcagtcatcttgtttacaattaaatcaaagaggcacttgtaaatcagacaaatataacataacatttataatgaaataaccacaaatgtcttttctgtgctcacatcattatcagttttattcaacccccaagtgacattcaatcttagtacttagtacaacatccttttccagttataacagcttttaaacgtgaagcataacttgacacaagtgtcttgcagcgatctacgggtatcttcgcccattcttcatgggcaaaagcctccagttcagtcacattcttaggcttgcgcgctgcaactgctttctttaagtcccaccagaggttctcaatcggatttaagtctggtgactgcgatggccacttcgaaatgttccagcctttaatctgcaaccatgctctagtggacttggaggtatgcttgggatcattgtcctgttgaaaggtccaacgtctcccaagcctcaggtttgtgacggactgcatcacattttcatccaatatctcctggtactgaagagaattcatggtaccttgcacacgctgaagcttccctgtacctgtagaagcaaaacagccccaaagcatgattgaccccccgccatgcttcacagtaggcaaggtgttcttttcttcataggccttgttcttcctcctccaaacatagtgttgacccatgggcccaaacagttctaattttgtttcatcagtccacagaacactatc
The Bufo bufo chromosome 8, aBufBuf1.1, whole genome shotgun sequence genome window above contains:
- the GPR50 gene encoding melatonin-related receptor, with product MMEVNRTCLDCWTPGTDGTEREEQASPGLTTALAVVLIFTIIVDILGNVLVILSVLRNKKLRNAGNMFVVSLSVADLVVAVYPYPVILIAIFHNGWTLGNIHCQISGFLMGLSVIGSVFNITAIAINRYCYICHSLRYDKVYNQKSIFCYLCLTWVLTVIAIVPNFFVGSLQYDPRIFSCTFAQTASSSYTITVVVVHFIVPLAVVTFCYFRIWVLVIQVKHRVRQDSKQKLTSADFRNFLTMFVVFVLFAVCWGPLNFIGLAVAINPFQVAPKIPKWLFVLSYFMAYFNSCLNAVIYGLLNQNFRKEYKRILLALWTPRLLFVDTSKGGTDGVKSKPSPVVTNNNQVDVYV